The genome window ATGGTCGCTGAATTTAGCCTGGCCTCAACCATTGTTCAACGTCCGCAGGACAGGTGCAATGGCACGGACACATCCGCTTAGTACATGCGATATCTTCCGCTTAGAGCCAGCATGCTGAAAAAATACAGGCAATTGTCGTAATAACGCCGTTCTCCCTGACGCAGAGGCGTGTTCCAAAATTTGCGAACAAATGAGGCAGCATGCGGACCATCTGCAGCCAGTGAAGCCATGGCATTGGTAGCCAGCAAACCAACAGGATGCAGTGAAGGTTCGTCAAAAGGCTCACCCTCAATGGTATAACGACGATAATCAGACATTTCAATATCACTAAAGAAGGACTGAATCCGATTGGATTGTTCGATCTGCCATGGATCCTTGCGGAACCATTCCCAGTCCAGCGCAATATTGGCAGCAGTACGATAGGCATCACTGTAAAAATGCCTGAAATCCCCATGTGGCTGTATTGGGGCAGGAGAGCCGTCAAAGTTCGCATATTCTGGTGAAAGTCCGGTGACGGGATGGCAGGCTGTATGCAGGTAAGACCGACTAGAGGTCGCCGCTTCTTTCCAAAAAGCCTGATCTTCTTCATCCGCATATTTCGCGAATAGTTCATAAAAATGAGGCAGATGGTAGGACGGATCGCTAAACGGTGTTTCCGGAATGAATTTG of Paenibacillus sp. FSL R5-0517 contains these proteins:
- a CDS encoding glycosyl hydrolase family 8, whose protein sequence is MNITGQGALDTGTYTNLFSKLGYDQNEITTRLDETWNALFYGDENTRIYYPMGEDKGYLLDTGNLDVRSEGMSYGMMMAVQMDKKDEFDRLWNFSHTFMQHTEGRYKDYFAWHCKPDGTRLSQGPAPDGEEFFAMALFFASNRWGDGTEPYDYKAQARKILRACIHQGENGEGDPMWDPETKLIKFIPETPFSDPSYHLPHFYELFAKYADEEDQAFWKEAATSSRSYLHTACHPVTGLSPEYANFDGSPAPIQPHGDFRHFYSDAYRTAANIALDWEWFRKDPWQIEQSNRIQSFFSDIEMSDYRRYTIEGEPFDEPSLHPVGLLATNAMASLAADGPHAASFVRKFWNTPLRQGERRYYDNCLYFFSMLALSGRYRMY